The sequence below is a genomic window from Massilia oculi.
TTCCAGCATGCCGTGGAAGAAGCGGTTGAAACGCTCCTTGTCGCCCGCCATCATCTCGCTATAGCTGGACGGCACGTCCTTCGAGAAGTAGAAACCGAACATGCCGCCCACCGAGTCGCCGCAGAAGTCGATGCCGGCTTCCTGGGCGGCGGCGGTCAGGCCAGTCACCAGCCGATCCGCGGTCGCGGTCAGCTTTTCATAAAAACCTTCTTCCTGGATCAGCTTCAGGGTGGTCATGCCGGCCGCCACCGCCACCGGATTGCCCGACAGCGTGCCGGCCTGGTACACCGGGCCGATCGGGGCCATTTTCTGCATCAGGTCCGCGCGCCCGCCGAAGGCCGCCACCGGCATGCCGCCGCCGATCACCTTGCCCAGCGCGGTCAGGTCGGGGGTGATGCCGTACATGCCTTGCGCGCCTTCGAGGCCCACGCGGAAGCCGCACATCACCTCGTCGAAGATCAGCACCGCGCCATGTTCGGTGCACAGTTCGCGCATGCGCTGCAGGAATTCCGGGGTGGCGCGGATCAGGTTCATATTGCCGGCCACCGGCTCCACGATCACGCAGGCGATGGTGTCGCCCATCGAGGCGAAGGCGTCTTCCAGTTGCGGGACGTTGTTATAGTCGAGCACCAGGGTGTGCTTGACGAAGTCTTCCGGCACGCCGGCCGAGGTCGGGTTGCCGAAGGTCAGCAGGCCGCTGCCGGCCTTCACCAGCAGCGAATCGGCGTGGCCGTGGTAGCAGCCTTCGAACTTGACGATCTTGTCGCGGCCGGTGGCGCCGCGCGCCAGGCGCAGCGCGCTCATGGTCGCCTCGGTGCCGGACGAGACCAGGCGCACCTGTTCGATCGACGGCAGCAGGCGGCAGATCTCTTCGGCGATCTCGATCTCGCCTTCGGTCGGCGCGCCGAAGGACAGGCCGTTGGCAGCAGCGGCCTGCACCGCCTCGACCACTTCGGACCTGGCGTGGCCCAGGATGGCCGGGCCCCAGGAGCCGATGTAGTCGATATAGCGCTTGCCGTCGGCGTCCCAGAAATGCGGGCCCTTGGCGCGCTCGATGAAGCGCGGGGTGCCGCCCACCGAGCGGAAGGCGCGCACCGGCGAGTTGACGCCGCCGGGCGTCGATTGCTGGGCGCGGGCGAACAGGGTGTCGTTGCGCGAGGTGGATTGTTCAGTGGTCATGATAGCTGCTTCGTGATTGAAAAGAACCCGTCCCGGCGCAGAACGCCTAGGGGCGGAAGAATTTACTGGGAATGAACTTGCCCATGCCGAAGCGCTGCGCATGCTCGAGCGCGCCGGTGGTGTATTCCTGGGCCAGGACCAGCGCCTGCGGCGCGTCCATGCCGCGCGCCAGGCAGGCGGTGAAGGCGGCCGAATAGGTGTTGCCGGCGCCCAGGAAGGGGCCGGGCAGGTGCTGCCATTCGACCCGCGCGACTTCGCCGCCGGCGTCGTACAGGCGGTTCGAGCAGGCGCCTTGTTCGTCGCGGCTGCCGGTCACCAGCACGTAATGCAGGCCGCTCGATGTGAGTTCGGCCACGTCTTCTTCCAGGTCGCCGTCCTTGCCGTCGGCGCCATCGCGCCACAGCTCGGCCATGCGGCCCAGTTCGGACTGGGACAGGATCAGGGCGGTGGCCTGCGGCGTCAGGATCGAGCGCAGCGCGGACAGCATTTCCTCGTCGCCCAGGCCGGCGTCGGGCAGGGCCGACAGGAAGGGATCGAGGACCAGCGGCGCGTCCGGGTAGTCGGACACGATCTCGGCGATCGCGGCCAGGTGCAGGGCCGAGCCGACGGCGCCGACCTTGAAGGCGGCGATCGGCATGTCTTCCAGCAAGGTGCGCGCCTGCTCGGCCATCCAGTCGCTGTCGAGCTCATACATATTTTCGATGCGTGCACTGTCCGACACCAGCAGGCCGGCGATGGCCGACAGCCCGTGGCATCCGAGGGCGGCGAACGCGGCGCAATCCGCCTGCACGCCGATGGCGCCGACCGGATCGCAGACGCCGAAGCTCAGGATGAGGGGGAACGTTTGGTTTTGCACGTCGGGTAGATTAAGATGCCGGATTCCGATTCCACATTTTACTAGATACAAGGACCAATACTGTGAGTACCGAATCCACCGCGCCTTTCCAGACCTGGATGTGCCTGATTTGTGGCTGGGTCTATGACGAGGCTGTCGGTGCGCCCGACGATGGCATCGCTCCCGGCACGCGCTGGGCCGACGTCCCGATGAACTGGACCTGTCCGGAATGCGGCGCGCGCAAGGACGACTTCGAAATGACGGCAATCTGAAACAGCCAACATGCAAGAATGATCACAGTGTGATCAGCTTGATAATGGCATCTCGTCCACTCTCGGGATGCCATGTTACGCAGTAGTTGACTCGCTGCAACACTTTGCGCACAAGAAAGATGCGCTGTGCTATCGTGGCGCTTCAAGCCGAAGTGAAACGAAAATGACGACATCGCCGCAATCCCCGGCCCTGACCATCATGGTGATCGACGACAGCAGCACGATCCGCCGCTCCGCCGAGATTTTCCTGAACCAGGCCGGTTACCAGGTGGTGTTGGCCGACGACGGCTTCGACGCCCTGGCCAAGATCAACGACCATCATCCGGCGCTGGTGTTCTGCGACATCCTGATGCCGCGCCTGGACGGTTACCAGACCTGCGCGCTGATCAAGAAGAGCGCGCGCTTTCGCGCGACGCCGGTCCTGATGCTGTCGTCCAAGGACGGCCTGTTCGACCGCGCGCGCGGCGCGATGGTCGGCGCCAGCGCCTATCTCACCAAACCCTTTACCAAAGACAGCCTGCTGGCGGCGGTGCGCGAGCACGCCATGCCCCAGGCCTGACCCGACCTTTCTACCGAGCCGGAGCCGTAAGTGGCCATCAACAAGATCCTCATCGTCGACGATTCCCCGACCGAACGCCTGTACCTGACCGACATCCTGGTGAAGAACGGCTTCGCCGTCAGCACCGCCGTGAATGGCGACGAAGCGATCGAGCGCATCCGCGCCGAACGCCCCGAACTGATCCTCATGGATGTGGTCATGCCGGGCTCCAACGGCTTCCAGGTGACGCGCGCCATCGCGCGCGACCCGGAGCTGGCGGCGCTGCCGGTCATCATCTGCAGCAGCAAGAACCAGGAAACCGACCGTATCTGGGGCCTGCGCCAGGGCGCGAAGGATTACCTGGTCAAGCCGGTCGATCCCGAGCGCCTGCTGGCCAGCATCGCGGCCATGGCGACCGCCGGCGGCGTGAACGCATGACCGGCGTGGCGGAGGCGGGCAAGGAGAGCGACGAGGGCGGCCGGCGCGATCCCGCGGCGCGCCGTACCCGCCTGCGCCAGTACCAGGAACAGCTGCTGGAAAAGATGCAGGCCGCCAAAGCGGGCGGCGGCGGCGGCGCCGGCCAGCTGGGCCTGGCGATCGGCGGCACGCGCTACCTGGTCGACCTGCTCGAGGTCGGCGAAATCGTCGCGCCCGCGCCCCTGACCGCCGTCCCGCTGACCCAGCCCTGGTACCTGGGCCTGGCCAATGTGCGCGGCAGCCTGCTGGGCGTGATCGACCTGGCGCGCTACCTGGGCGAGGAAGCCGCGCCCGATGGTCCCGCGACGCCGCGCCTGGTGGTGTTCGCTCCGCAGCTCGGCTTCAACTGCGCCTTGCTGGCCTCGAACGTTTTCGGATTGCGCCAGGCCAGCGCGATGGAACGCGCGGGCGACGCCCTGCGCGACGCCGACGGCAACACATGGACGCCGCTGTCGCTCGCGGCGCTGGTGCGGGAAGAGCGTTTCCTGCGGGTTGCAGGCTAACTCGCAGGCTAACTTGCACGCTACAACAACCACACTCACAGCAGGAAACAGGGAGCAGCAATGGGATTCGCTTCGAAACTGACCACGAATTTTTTCGCCAAGGGTGATGCCGCCATCGATGCGGCCATGCCCGGCGAGTCCCCGCTGGACCCCGACGGCGGCGGGTCGGCCGCCGCGGCCGCGCGCCGGCTCGGTGGCTTTCGCAGCCGCAGCGCGACCGAGGCGCTGGCGGCGGAAAGCGCCGACGACCTGCGCGCCGTCCCGATCGGCGGGCAGTTCCAGCCCGGCCGCCTGAACCTGCTGCTCGGCGCTTTTGTGGGCGGCGTGCTGCTGACCATGCTGGCGGCCTGGCAGAATTCGGCGATCGATGCCCGCCTGGCCGGCCAGAGCCAGGTGACCGGCGACGCCGTGATGCACTCCCAGCGTTTCGCCAAGGCGGCGCCGATCGCGCTGCGCGGCGACGCCGCCGCCTTCGACCAGCTCGAGGACAGCCGCACCCAGCTGGGCCGCGAACTGGACCTGCTGGCGCGCGGCGGCCAGTCGCCGACTGGCCGCATCCCGGCCGCCAGCGGCCCGCGCGCCGAGCGCCTGCAAAAGGCGATCGTGCTGTGGAACGCCTCGTCCAAGGCTGCCGCCAACATCATCGCCAACAAGCGCAACCTGCTGGCCTTCGGCGTCAGCCTGCGCCAGTACGAAGAGGTGGGGCCAGAGCTGACCGCGATCGCCGAGCGCCTGCAAAAGGACGCGTCGAGCGACGCCCGGCGCCAGGTGGCGGCGCTGAGCATGCAGTCGCTGGCCCAGCGCCTGTCGGCCGGCACCCAGACCTTCACCACCCCGGGCTCGGCCCAGAACGCGGTGACCTACATCATGGGCGACATCGAGTCGCTGAGCGCGATCATCGACGGCCTGCTCGATGGCGGCGGCAAGCTGGGCCTGGCGCCGCTGACCGACCTCGAACAGCGCATGCGCCTGGCGCGCACCCGTGACAGCTTCGACGAGTATGTCAAGACCATCACCCCGCTGCTGGGCAACCTGACCAACTACGCCAGCGCGCGCGCCGCCGAGCGCGTGATCTCGCGCGACAGCGAACAGCTGCGCGTCATGCTGGCGGAGTTGCACCACGATTACCAAAGCGACCAGGCCGGCACCAGCGGCTGGTTCTGGCTGACGGTCGGCGCCGCCCTGTTCACCCTGGTGGCGGCGCTGGGCATCTCGCGTGCCATGCTGCAGGACGCCGCCTCCCGCGCGCGCGCCGCCGACGAGCGCCGCCGCGAAGCGGAAGCGATGCGCCAGCTGGCCCAGGCCAAGGAAGAAGAAGCCAAGGCCACCAACGACCAGAACCAGGCCGCGATCCTGCGCCTGATGAACGAGCTGCAAGAAGTGGCGGACGGCGACCTGACGGTGCAGGCCACGGTGTCGGAAGACATCACCGGCGCGATCGCCGACTCGGTCAACTACACGGTCGAGGAATTGCGCGAACTGGTGGTGCGCGTCATCAAGACTTCGGAGCAGGTGGCGCGCGCCTCGAACGGCGCGCAGCAGGTCTCGACCGAGCTGCTGGGCGCGGCCGAGCGCCAGTCGCGCGAGATCCAGGAAGCGTCCAGCACCACGATGAAACTGGCCGGCCTGATCACCGACGTGTCGCGTTCGGCCCTCGAATCGGCCAGCGTGGCGCGCCAGTCGGTGGCGGCGGCGGAGCAGGGCGCGACCGCGGTGCAGAACGCGATCGAAGGCATGCAGGAGATCCGCGAGCAGATCCAGGAAACCTCGAAGCGCATCAAGCGCCTGGGCGAATCCTCGCAGGAGATCGGCGAGATCACCGAGCTGATCTCGGACATTACCGAGCAGACCAACGTGCTGGCGCTGAACGCCGCGATCCAGGCCGCATCGGCCGGCGAGGCCGGTCGCGGCTTCTCCGTGGTGGCGGAAGAGGTGCAGCGCCTGGCGGAACGCTCGGGCGAGGCGGCCAAGCAGATCGGCGCGCTGGTGCGCACCATCCAGACCGACACCCATGACGCGGTGGCGGCCATGGAAAAATCGACCCAGGGCGTGGTCGAGGGCGCGCGCCTGTCGGACGCCGCCGGCGCCGCGCTGTTGGACATCTCGCGCGTGTCGAACCGCCTCGGTGAACTGATCGGGGACATGTCGAACGCCACCGAGCGCCAGGCCACCAAGGCCACTGGCGTGGCCGACAAGATGCAGGAAATCCTGTCGGTGACCGAACATACGCAGCAGGGAACGCGCCAGACCGCGCAGTCGATTCATGAACTGGCCACCCTGGCCCAGGAGCTCAAGGATTCGGTGTCGCGCTTCCGCGTGGTATCCTGAACGGCCCATGGCTACTCCGAGTCCGACCTTGAATCGTCCCAGCTTCGACACCGGCCCGCTGTCCTGGGTCATCGGCGAAATTCGCGATGCCCTGGCGCGCGCGTCCACCTCCTTGCGCGAGGCCGCCGGGCGTTCGCCGGAGGCCCAGCCGACCCTGCTGCTGCACGCCAAGACCCACCTGCACCAGGCGCACGGCGCCCTGCAGCTGGTCGACGTCGAGGGTGTCGGGGTGTACACCGGCGCGGCCGAGGCGGTGCTCGATGGCTTCAAGAACGGGGAACTACCATGCACCGTGGATAGCGTGCAGGTGGTGCTCGACGCCTTCGGGGCGCTCGGCGAATACCTCGACGAACTGCTGGCCGGCATGCCGCAACAGCCGGCGCGCCTGTTCCCGTATTACCGCGACATGGTCGAGCGCCAGGGCGAGCGCAAGGTGCATCCCTCCGACCTGATGCCGCTCGACCTGTCCACGCTGCCCGAGTTGCCTGCGCCGGGCGCGCTGGGCGAGGCCGACATCGCGGCCTGCCGTGCGCGTTTCGAGAAAGCGCTGCTGTCCTACCTGAAGGCCGATGCCGACCCTGGCCGCCGGGCGCATGCCGCCGACCTGGCTGCGGCGATCGCGCCGATTCCCGCGGTCCAGCAGGATCCGCGCGCGCGCCTGTTCTGGCAAGCGATGCATGCCTTCGCCACCGTGGTGGCGGACGGCCAGGTCGAGAGCGATCTGCAGGTTACCCTATTGTTCAAACAGCTGTTTGGCCAGATCAACATGCAATTGCGGCGCCTGGCCAAGGGCGAGACGGACGCGCCGGAAGCGATGCTGCGCGACGCATTGTTCTTCATCGCCGCCGCGCGCGCGCCGGGCGAGGAAGCCGCCGCATTGCGCGGGGCCCTGGGCCTGGACGGCGCCGTGCCGCCCGATTATGCCGAGCGCCGCTACGGCAAGCTCGACCCGCAAGCCCTGCAGGAGGCGCGCGAAGCGCTGGCGCGCACCAAGTCGGACTGGGACCGCATCGCCGCCGAGGGCGAGCCGGACGCCGAAGTCGAACACGACTTCAACGACGCGCTGGCGCGCCTGGCGGGCGCCAGCGAAAAACTGGGCGCCCCCGCGCTGGCCCAGCTGTTGCGCGAACTGGGCCGCGCGGCCAGCGACTCGGTGCAGTCGGGCCGCGACGACCAGTTCGGACTCGAGATGGCGGCCGCCATGCTGTTCGTCGAGAACGGCCTGGACCAGCTGCGTCAGTTGCCCGCCGATTTCTCGGAGAATGCCGAAGCCGTCGGCGCGCGCCTGCTGGCGCTGGCCGCCGGCGAGACGCCGCCCGACGCCCCGCACTGGCAGGGCGAGCTGGCGCGCCAGATCCAGCAGGGCCAGACCGTGGCCGTGCTGGCGAACGAGGTCAAGGCAGGCCTGCGCCAGATCGAGAAGCTGCTCGACGACTACTACGACGACCCCTCGAAGCGCCAGGTGCTCGGACAGGCGGCGCCGATCCTGCACCAGCTGCAGGGGGCGTTCGCCATCCTCGACCAGGACCAGGCGGTGCTGGCCGTGCGCCACGTCGAGGAAGCGGTGCGCGCTTTGGCCGCCAGCGATGCCGACGTGACCAGCCAGCACGCGTCGCTGCACAACATCGCCCAGAACATCGGCGCGCTCGGTTTCTTCGCCGACCTGCTGGCCCAGGACAGCGAGGCCGCGCGTGGTCGCTTCACCTTCGACCTCGACAAGCTGCTGCTGCGCGAGCTGCCGTTCGAGTTCGTCGAGGCGCCGGCCGAGGCCGCGCCGGCGGCGGAGCCGGCGGAGGCGCCGGCAGCGGAGACCGCGGACGGCGTCGACGCCGAACTGCTCGGCATCTTCATCGCCGAGGCGCAGGAAGTGCTGGCCTTCGTGGTCGAGACCCTGCCGCGCGCGGCCGACGAGCCGTCCAACCAGGAAATCCTGACCCAGCTGCGCCGCGCCTTCCATACGCTCAAGGGCAGCAGCCGCATGGTGGACCTGGAGGCCTTCGCCGCCACCGCCGCCGCCATCGAACGCGTGATGAACGTGTGGCTGGCCGACGGCCGCTCGGCCACCGCCGACCTGCTGGCCCTGCTGGCCCATGCCTATGCCGAACTCGATGCCTGGGTGGCCGAGCTGGCCGCCGGCCACCTGCCCGCCCGGGATGGCGCGGCGCTGATCGAGGCTGCCGCGCGGGTGCAGGAGGGCGGGCCGTTCGAACCGCTGACGTTCGAACCGCTCACGTTCGAGCCACCGGGCGAGGAGCCTTTGGTGCTGGACGACATCATCGAAGCGCCGGCGCTCGACGATATTCCGCTGCTCGACGACCCGCTGGCCATGCCCGGCGACGATGGCGTGAAGCGCGTCGGCGACCTGGCCATTCCGCAGGCCTTGCACGACGTCTACCTGAGCGAAACCGAGACGCTGTGCGCCAACCTGGAACAGGCGTTGGATGCGCTGCGCAGCGGTTTGGACAAGAACGCATTGCAGGACGCGGTCACGGCCGCGCACACGCTGTCCGGCACCTCGGCCACGGTCGGCTACGGCGCCCTGCGCGACCTCGCGCACGAGCTGGAGACGACGCTCGAGAAGCTGGCGGCGCCGGGCGCGAAGCTCGAAGACGGCCAGTGCGACCTGTTCGATTCGACCCTGTCGCGCATGCGCACCATGCTGCAGGTGTTCACCCTGGGCGAGCTGGCCCCGAGCCAGCCCGACCTGGCGGAACAATTGGCGGCGCTGCGCGAGCGCCTGGCCAGCCAGCAGGCGGCGGCCTTGTACGGCGAGGCCGATCCGGCCCTGGCCAGCCAGCTCGACGCGCTGTTCGCGGCCGCCTACGAGCAGTTGCTGGTCGCGCGCCCCGCATTCGAAGCGCGCCAGGCGCCGGAGGCCCCGCCGAAGCCGGCCGTGAAGGACGACATCGACGACCTGTTCGACTCCTTCCTCGACGACGCCTT
It includes:
- the hemL gene encoding glutamate-1-semialdehyde 2,1-aminomutase; this encodes MTTEQSTSRNDTLFARAQQSTPGGVNSPVRAFRSVGGTPRFIERAKGPHFWDADGKRYIDYIGSWGPAILGHARSEVVEAVQAAAANGLSFGAPTEGEIEIAEEICRLLPSIEQVRLVSSGTEATMSALRLARGATGRDKIVKFEGCYHGHADSLLVKAGSGLLTFGNPTSAGVPEDFVKHTLVLDYNNVPQLEDAFASMGDTIACVIVEPVAGNMNLIRATPEFLQRMRELCTEHGAVLIFDEVMCGFRVGLEGAQGMYGITPDLTALGKVIGGGMPVAAFGGRADLMQKMAPIGPVYQAGTLSGNPVAVAAGMTTLKLIQEEGFYEKLTATADRLVTGLTAAAQEAGIDFCGDSVGGMFGFYFSKDVPSSYSEMMAGDKERFNRFFHGMLEEGVYFAPAMFEAGFVSIQHDDAVIDATIEAARRVFKRIG
- the thiD gene encoding bifunctional hydroxymethylpyrimidine kinase/phosphomethylpyrimidine kinase, whose product is MQNQTFPLILSFGVCDPVGAIGVQADCAAFAALGCHGLSAIAGLLVSDSARIENMYELDSDWMAEQARTLLEDMPIAAFKVGAVGSALHLAAIAEIVSDYPDAPLVLDPFLSALPDAGLGDEEMLSALRSILTPQATALILSQSELGRMAELWRDGADGKDGDLEEDVAELTSSGLHYVLVTGSRDEQGACSNRLYDAGGEVARVEWQHLPGPFLGAGNTYSAAFTACLARGMDAPQALVLAQEYTTGALEHAQRFGMGKFIPSKFFRP
- a CDS encoding rubredoxin, whose product is MCLICGWVYDEAVGAPDDGIAPGTRWADVPMNWTCPECGARKDDFEMTAI
- a CDS encoding response regulator translates to MTTSPQSPALTIMVIDDSSTIRRSAEIFLNQAGYQVVLADDGFDALAKINDHHPALVFCDILMPRLDGYQTCALIKKSARFRATPVLMLSSKDGLFDRARGAMVGASAYLTKPFTKDSLLAAVREHAMPQA
- a CDS encoding response regulator, which encodes MAINKILIVDDSPTERLYLTDILVKNGFAVSTAVNGDEAIERIRAERPELILMDVVMPGSNGFQVTRAIARDPELAALPVIICSSKNQETDRIWGLRQGAKDYLVKPVDPERLLASIAAMATAGGVNA
- a CDS encoding chemotaxis protein CheW, with protein sequence MTGVAEAGKESDEGGRRDPAARRTRLRQYQEQLLEKMQAAKAGGGGGAGQLGLAIGGTRYLVDLLEVGEIVAPAPLTAVPLTQPWYLGLANVRGSLLGVIDLARYLGEEAAPDGPATPRLVVFAPQLGFNCALLASNVFGLRQASAMERAGDALRDADGNTWTPLSLAALVREERFLRVAG
- a CDS encoding methyl-accepting chemotaxis protein, which gives rise to MGFASKLTTNFFAKGDAAIDAAMPGESPLDPDGGGSAAAAARRLGGFRSRSATEALAAESADDLRAVPIGGQFQPGRLNLLLGAFVGGVLLTMLAAWQNSAIDARLAGQSQVTGDAVMHSQRFAKAAPIALRGDAAAFDQLEDSRTQLGRELDLLARGGQSPTGRIPAASGPRAERLQKAIVLWNASSKAAANIIANKRNLLAFGVSLRQYEEVGPELTAIAERLQKDASSDARRQVAALSMQSLAQRLSAGTQTFTTPGSAQNAVTYIMGDIESLSAIIDGLLDGGGKLGLAPLTDLEQRMRLARTRDSFDEYVKTITPLLGNLTNYASARAAERVISRDSEQLRVMLAELHHDYQSDQAGTSGWFWLTVGAALFTLVAALGISRAMLQDAASRARAADERRREAEAMRQLAQAKEEEAKATNDQNQAAILRLMNELQEVADGDLTVQATVSEDITGAIADSVNYTVEELRELVVRVIKTSEQVARASNGAQQVSTELLGAAERQSREIQEASSTTMKLAGLITDVSRSALESASVARQSVAAAEQGATAVQNAIEGMQEIREQIQETSKRIKRLGESSQEIGEITELISDITEQTNVLALNAAIQAASAGEAGRGFSVVAEEVQRLAERSGEAAKQIGALVRTIQTDTHDAVAAMEKSTQGVVEGARLSDAAGAALLDISRVSNRLGELIGDMSNATERQATKATGVADKMQEILSVTEHTQQGTRQTAQSIHELATLAQELKDSVSRFRVVS
- a CDS encoding hybrid sensor histidine kinase/response regulator, with the protein product MATPSPTLNRPSFDTGPLSWVIGEIRDALARASTSLREAAGRSPEAQPTLLLHAKTHLHQAHGALQLVDVEGVGVYTGAAEAVLDGFKNGELPCTVDSVQVVLDAFGALGEYLDELLAGMPQQPARLFPYYRDMVERQGERKVHPSDLMPLDLSTLPELPAPGALGEADIAACRARFEKALLSYLKADADPGRRAHAADLAAAIAPIPAVQQDPRARLFWQAMHAFATVVADGQVESDLQVTLLFKQLFGQINMQLRRLAKGETDAPEAMLRDALFFIAAARAPGEEAAALRGALGLDGAVPPDYAERRYGKLDPQALQEAREALARTKSDWDRIAAEGEPDAEVEHDFNDALARLAGASEKLGAPALAQLLRELGRAASDSVQSGRDDQFGLEMAAAMLFVENGLDQLRQLPADFSENAEAVGARLLALAAGETPPDAPHWQGELARQIQQGQTVAVLANEVKAGLRQIEKLLDDYYDDPSKRQVLGQAAPILHQLQGAFAILDQDQAVLAVRHVEEAVRALAASDADVTSQHASLHNIAQNIGALGFFADLLAQDSEAARGRFTFDLDKLLLRELPFEFVEAPAEAAPAAEPAEAPAAETADGVDAELLGIFIAEAQEVLAFVVETLPRAADEPSNQEILTQLRRAFHTLKGSSRMVDLEAFAATAAAIERVMNVWLADGRSATADLLALLAHAYAELDAWVAELAAGHLPARDGAALIEAAARVQEGGPFEPLTFEPLTFEPPGEEPLVLDDIIEAPALDDIPLLDDPLAMPGDDGVKRVGDLAIPQALHDVYLSETETLCANLEQALDALRSGLDKNALQDAVTAAHTLSGTSATVGYGALRDLAHELETTLEKLAAPGAKLEDGQCDLFDSTLSRMRTMLQVFTLGELAPSQPDLAEQLAALRERLASQQAAALYGEADPALASQLDALFAAAYEQLLVARPAFEARQAPEAPPKPAVKDDIDDLFDSFLDDAFAAPELDQAAPQAQDAAPASAPATAPVAAPVADFVAVTPDEAVLAEAVQESEPETEPEPEVGLVGASYADEIDPDLLPVFLEEAADLLPRIGHDLRQWRSAPTNTAIAQGMQRDLHTVKGSARMAGAMRLGQHAHELETQIENMVHAGTSTLPATAFDELLANYDAAMLLFEQLQQPVQAEAASAPEQAHTPPPAEPARSPLVRVRADILDRVVNQAGEVSITRSRLENQMGALKGSLGDFSDNVARLRRQLREIEMQAESQIASKLSISGEREFDPLEFDRFTRLQELTRMLAESVDDVASFQESLARALDGANEELASQARMTRDLQRDLMRVRMVPFASLAERLFRVARQTAKETDKRVNLDIRGGAVEIDRGVLEQMAAPFEHLLRNAIVHGIEPRAARQEAGKAETGELLVQVSQHGNEVMILFGDDGAGLDLERIRAKAQAIGLLEGGEDASDQEVTELIFEPGFSTADTLTELAGRGVGMDVVRSEAQALGGRVAVVSEPGQGARFTITLPLTLAVAQVVLVTAGGRTHAVPSTLVERVEQVRAPDLAAAIEAGSIALAGETLALHALPGLLGEDEDARTAGQRSTPVLVLNGGASRIALRVDEVLGNREVVVKNIGPQLSRVPGIAGATVLGSGEIVLILDPLALAQQPQAAAQVKKEVARQVRLPTVMVVDDSLTVRRVTQRLLEREGYRVQLAKDGVEALELIGQGAPDLMLVDIEMPRMDGFDLTRNVRGNEATKDIPIVMITSRTADKHRNVAMGLGVNAYYGKPYQEPVLLAAIEELLKR